TCTTTACATCAGCGCTTGTGACGAGGGTATGAGCTAAAGGATTTCGATGGCTCCCACCTTTCGAGTGATAACCAATAAAAATTGCACGATCAAAGCTTTGATCTAAACCTGCAACCATACACATTGGCTTCCCCATCCATCCCCGAATCACCTTCACGTTTATCGGTAATTCCGAAATATCAATATTTCTAGCGGAATCATGGGCATCTTTTAAAACAATTTCTGTTGCTCCACCTTTTAACGCTCCTTCAATAGCAGCCATTACTTCTTTTGTCATTTGACTTTGAAATGGTTCGTAATCTGGTGTATTTTTCTCCGTTTCAATCCAGGTTGTAGAACCCGCCACACCTTCTAAATCGGCACTAATATAAACCTTCATCTTTATTTAAGCTCCTTTATTCTTTTAATAGATTTGCGGGATTATCCCGAATATTTTATTAAGTAATTTCTTAAAGTGAAATTCTTTTAAAGTAGCTTGGATGTTCATTCAATTTTTAGATAATTCTGTATTTTAAATAAAATCTACCATACCTTGTAAATTTTTTCTAGATTGAAAATATAATAATTATCGACTTTTACAATTAGTTTGAAACATAATTACCCTACATTAGTTATATAAATATATGTCTTATGCAGTAGAATTCATGACTTTCTGAAGATATACTTTGTAATATTTTATTATCATTTTTTTGCTAGAATTTGTTTTTCAATAGTTTTTGAATGGAATGTTCTTTAAGTTTATTTCAGTGTGCTTATTATTTTTGAGTTACTCTTTAACTTTGTCCGGAAGGAACTAATGAGAAAATAAAAAAGTTATTCAATGCGAGATCCACTGAATAACTTTTGAATTTGATGTTTATATAAATCTATATTCATGTACAATATGACCATTTCGACCTTTCGTTGTCTTGGCTTGAGAAAGTGAGTTAAGAATGGCTTCTTCTGTCACTTCAGCAGCTGAAGTAAACAAGTCATTCATAACTGGATGGTCATCACGTAGCTGTTTTCGCGTTTCAATGATGTCCTTTGCAGTGTGGGGAATTTTATTAGCAGTTGTAAAGCCGATGACAATATCACCGCTTCCATGAGAAAAATGGCTACCTGTTCTCCCCAAGCCAATCCCGCAACGTTTAATTACACGCTCAAGCTGTCGACTACTTAAAGGTGCGTCTGTTGCAAAGACAATAATAATCGATCCATCATTTGGTGATGAAATTGGGTTTGATTGATTTATTTTTAGTCGATAGTTTTCTAATTTAAATTCGTCTGCATTCCCGAAATTAGTTAGAACCAAACAACCAACAGAGAATTTTAAATTATGTTCTTTAACATCAATGATGCGTGACGAGGTGCCGATCCCACCTTTAAATCCAAAGCACATCATTCCCTTTCCGGCTCCAACAGCTCCTTCTTCTACTGGATTTTCAGTCGCATTTTGGATTGCTTCAATGGCATGTTGAGGAGTTACCATACAAGCTCGAATGGAATTTAAAAAGCTATCATTACACTCTCCTACCACAGTATTAATCGTCCCTGTAGTTATGCCAATGTTAGGGTTGGACTTTAACATATATTCCAATACTCCCTGTGAAACGGCAGGAACGCTAAAGGTGTTAGTTAACATTATTGGTGCTTCAATAACCCCTAATTCATTTACTTGTACAAGTCCTGTTGTTTTTCCAAATCCATTTATAACATAACTCGCAGCAGTTACCTTTTGCTGAAATAGATTATCACCATGAGGTAAAATGGCAGTGACCCCGGTGCAAGCATATGAATTATCTTTTTCAAGTAAATCATCCAATGTGACATGCCCGAC
Above is a genomic segment from Lysinibacillus sp. PLM2 containing:
- a CDS encoding aminopeptidase → MRTKVRELGITIGRLPVGEKNCITDVPGVRVGHVTLDDLLEKDNSYACTGVTAILPHGDNLFQQKVTAASYVINGFGKTTGLVQVNELGVIEAPIMLTNTFSVPAVSQGVLEYMLKSNPNIGITTGTINTVVGECNDSFLNSIRACMVTPQHAIEAIQNATENPVEEGAVGAGKGMMCFGFKGGIGTSSRIIDVKEHNLKFSVGCLVLTNFGNADEFKLENYRLKINQSNPISSPNDGSIIIVFATDAPLSSRQLERVIKRCGIGLGRTGSHFSHGSGDIVIGFTTANKIPHTAKDIIETRKQLRDDHPVMNDLFTSAAEVTEEAILNSLSQAKTTKGRNGHIVHEYRFI